A single Populus nigra chromosome 13, ddPopNigr1.1, whole genome shotgun sequence DNA region contains:
- the LOC133671656 gene encoding sister chromatid cohesion 1 protein 2 isoform X2 produces MFYSHCLLSRKGPLGSIWVAAYYFKKLKKAQVTSTDISSSVDKILQDGFDVVTYRVLAYLLLGVVRIYSKKVEYLFDDCNKVLLNVKDFVLCNKDGIHVETLQAPCFSITLPERFELDAFDLEIIEDTIGGNVMPHEEITLKDGMWKTRGVGKYSLNQDHCEEFAACGDTWSSGYSMNEDVFSSHLVDVMEQGTLCRVSTLQASMEKLQGSMFSHHECEDLEMFLEVEEEPTNTRKSFVEDHLTGEEDSKVPDNIGSDETHAGMSVLKLCDDSVCQEASLNLEMFGGVEEEPGKLAKLYHQSEEQQKEVPGVEQSENETQSVLNDGNVSDVEVSIEKLLESRFFQEECMDANTFLAVEEPPEHARLFNEEHQSNAGNTSLPETTTLGKRKQQLVSEDHPLYIKLDTTPQSKFKDVSGANTPEFMVISTPAAKEHARVLRKRKCFFDDVVVFPNNVIKECIENTGDLMSKRRKLPHTAFAVWKACRFSNLDKCFLEPLIPCASLELGSLFCTKKLQIPETVKSVGGSVEIEEPSKKLDASESQNIGGSVENTEHLEKLNVSGSPLVGRLDETVETAENMLIQESAGILESPQKFVSECPTSARLVETMELSDMSESYTVGKSVETVETLEKSNVSGSPTASRFAETLERPGKLDIAESPTAGGSLEQMAIAPETPIQCTTSVRSFESPERPDIYDADGLRSKTVEKEICRSLDQELDFNLLNEITTHGILIFVCIADGWSERTRVAVKCLHASFLIQKKRRQEEVLNLLQILEGRTKRESARLFYEILVLKSKGYVDVKEENLYGDILIWKTPQWDQACRS; encoded by the exons ATGTTTTACTCACACTGCCTTCTGTCAAGGAAAGGTCCACTTGGTTCCATTTGGGTTGCTGCTTACTACttcaaaaagcttaaaaaagcaCAAGTCACTTCCACTGATATCTCCTCCTCCGTTG ATAAAATTTTGCAAGATGGGTTTGATGTTGTTACATATAGAGTACTGGCCTACCTTCTTCTTGGTGTAGTCAGAATATACTCCAAAAAAGTTGAATATCTGTTTGATGACTGCAACAAAGTTCTTCTTAACGTCAAGGACTTTGTGCTCTGTAATAAAGATGGGATACATGTGGAAACCTTGCAAGCACCTTGCTTCTCTATTACTCTACCagaaagatttgaacttgatgCTTTTGATCTGGAGATTATTGAAGATACTATTGG AGGCAATGTGATGCCCCACGAAGAAATTACACTTAAAG ATGGCATGTGGAAAACTAGGGGTGTAGGGAAATATTCTCTAAACCAG GATCACTGTGAGGAATTTGCTGCCTGTGGAGATACTTGGTCTTCAGGTTACAGCATGAATGAAGA TGTTTTTTCATCTCATTTGGTGGATGTTATGGAGCAAGGCACATTGTGTCGTGTAAGCACTCTACAAGCAAGCATGGAGAAGCTTCAAGGCAGTATGTTCTCTCATCATGAATGTGAGGACCTTGAAATGTTTCTTGAGGTTGAGGAGGAGCCTACAAACACTAGAAAATCATTTGTTGAAGATCATTTAACTGGTGAGGAGGACTCAAAGGTTCCAGATAACATAGGTTCGGATGAAACACATGCAGGAATGAGTGTGCTGAAGCTTTGTGATGACAGTGTCTGTCAGGAAGCATCTCTGAACCTTGAAATGTTTGGTGGGGTAGAGGAAGAACCTGGAAAGCTTGCTAAGCTATATCACCAATCTGAGGAGCAGCAAAAAGAGGTTCCTGGTGTGGAACAATCAGAAAATGAAACGCAAAGTGTTTTAAATGATGGTAATGTGTCTGATGTAGAAGTATCCATAGAGAAGCTTCTAGAGAGTAGATTTTTTCAAGAAGAATGTATGGATGCTAATACATTTCTTGCGGTTGAGGAGCCTCCAGAACATGCTAGACTATTTAATGAAGAGCATCAGAGCAATGCAGGGAACACAAGTTTACCAGAAACAACAACattgggaaaaagaaagcagcaACTTGTCTCAGAAGATCACCCATTGTATATAAAACTTGACACCACTCCTCAATCCAAGTTCAAAGATGTTTCAG GAGCTAACACACCAGAGTTTATGGTTATTTCTACACCGGCTGCTAAGGAGCATGCTCGTGTTCTCAGGAAAAGAAAGTGTTTCTTTGATGATGTGGTAGTGTTTCCTAATAA CGTAATTAAGGAATGCATAGAAAACACAGGTGACTTGATGTCCAAACGAAGAAAGCTTCCTCATACTGCTTTTGCTGTCTGGAAAGCCTGTCGATTTTCCAATCTTGACAAGTGTTTCCTGGAGCCTCTGATTCCTT GTGCTTCACTAGAGCTTGGATCCCTCTTTTGCACAAAGAAATTACAAATTCCAGAAACAGTCAAGAGTGTTGGTGGATCAGTTGAAATAGAGGAACCTTCCAAAAAGTTGGATGCTTCAGAGTCTCAAAACATTGGAGGGTCAGTGGAAAATACAGAGCATCTGGAAAAGTTAAATGTTTCAGGATCTCCTCTTGTTGGCAGATTAGATGAAACTGTGGAAACTGCAGAAAATATGTTGATTCAAGAATCAGCTGGGATCTTGGAATCTCCACAAAAGTTTGTGTCTGAATGTCCTACTAGTGCTAGATTGGTTGAGACCATGGAACTTTCGGACATGTCAGAATCTTATACTGTTGGAAAATCAGTTGAAACTGTGGAGACTCTAGAGAAGTCAAATGTGTCTGGATCTCCTACTGCTAGTAGATTTGCTGAAACTTTGGAACGTCCTGGAAAGTTAGATATAGCAGAATCTCCCACTGCTGGTGGCTCTTTAGAGCAAATGGCAATCGCTCCAGAAACACCTATTCAGTGCACAACATCGGTGAGGTCTTTTGAGAGCCCTGAGAGACCTGATATTTATGATGCAGATGGACTAAGGTCCAAAACTGTTGAGAAAGAAATTTGCCGTAGCCTGGATCAAGAACTTGATTTCAATCTGCTTAATGAG ATCACCACACATGGGATTCTCATCTTTGTATGTATTGCAGATGGGTGGTCAGAAAGAACCAG AGTGGCAGTGAAATGCTTGCATGCAAGTTTTCTGATacagaagaaaagaagacagGAGGAAGTTCTAAATTTATTGCAAATTTTGGAAGGAAGAACCAAGAGAGAGAGTGCCAGGCTCTTCTATGAGATACTG GTATTGAAAAGTAAAGGATATGTGGACGTGAAGGAAGAAAATTTATACGGTGACATTCTCATCTGGAAAACCCCTCAATGGGACCAAGCTTGTAGATCATAA
- the LOC133671656 gene encoding sister chromatid cohesion 1 protein 2 isoform X1 has translation MFYSHCLLSRKGPLGSIWVAAYYFKKLKKAQVTSTDISSSVDKILQDGFDVVTYRVLAYLLLGVVRIYSKKVEYLFDDCNKVLLNVKDFVLCNKDGIHVETLQAPCFSITLPERFELDAFDLEIIEDTIGGNVMPHEEITLKDGMWKTRGVGKYSLNQDHCEEFAACGDTWSSGYSMNEDVFSSHLVDVMEQGTLCRVSTLQASMEKLQGSMFSHHECEDLEMFLEVEEEPTNTRKSFVEDHLTGEEDSKVPDNIGSDETHAGMSVLKLCDDSVCQEASLNLEMFGGVEEEPGKLAKLYHQSEEQQKEVPGVEQSENETQSVLNDGNVSDVEVSIEKLLESRFFQEECMDANTFLAVEEPPEHARLFNEEHQSNAGNTSLPETTTLGKRKQQLVSEDHPLYIKLDTTPQSKFKDVSGANTPEFMVISTPAAKEHARVLRKRKCFFDDVVVFPNNVIKECIENTGDLMSKRRKLPHTAFAVWKACRFSNLDKCFLEPLIPCASLELGSLFCTKKLQIPETVKSVGGSVEIEEPSKKLDASESQNIGGSVENTEHLEKLNVSGSPLVGRLDETVETAENMLIQESAGILESPQKFVSECPTSARLVETMELSDMSESYTVGKSVETVETLEKSNVSGSPTASRFAETLERPGKLDIAESPTAGGSLEQMAIAPETPIQCTTSVRSFESPERPDIYDADGLRSKTVEKEICRSLDQELDFNLLNEDMNTSGDNQEHYGWSERTRVAVKCLHASFLIQKKRRQEEVLNLLQILEGRTKRESARLFYEILVLKSKGYVDVKEENLYGDILIWKTPQWDQACRS, from the exons ATGTTTTACTCACACTGCCTTCTGTCAAGGAAAGGTCCACTTGGTTCCATTTGGGTTGCTGCTTACTACttcaaaaagcttaaaaaagcaCAAGTCACTTCCACTGATATCTCCTCCTCCGTTG ATAAAATTTTGCAAGATGGGTTTGATGTTGTTACATATAGAGTACTGGCCTACCTTCTTCTTGGTGTAGTCAGAATATACTCCAAAAAAGTTGAATATCTGTTTGATGACTGCAACAAAGTTCTTCTTAACGTCAAGGACTTTGTGCTCTGTAATAAAGATGGGATACATGTGGAAACCTTGCAAGCACCTTGCTTCTCTATTACTCTACCagaaagatttgaacttgatgCTTTTGATCTGGAGATTATTGAAGATACTATTGG AGGCAATGTGATGCCCCACGAAGAAATTACACTTAAAG ATGGCATGTGGAAAACTAGGGGTGTAGGGAAATATTCTCTAAACCAG GATCACTGTGAGGAATTTGCTGCCTGTGGAGATACTTGGTCTTCAGGTTACAGCATGAATGAAGA TGTTTTTTCATCTCATTTGGTGGATGTTATGGAGCAAGGCACATTGTGTCGTGTAAGCACTCTACAAGCAAGCATGGAGAAGCTTCAAGGCAGTATGTTCTCTCATCATGAATGTGAGGACCTTGAAATGTTTCTTGAGGTTGAGGAGGAGCCTACAAACACTAGAAAATCATTTGTTGAAGATCATTTAACTGGTGAGGAGGACTCAAAGGTTCCAGATAACATAGGTTCGGATGAAACACATGCAGGAATGAGTGTGCTGAAGCTTTGTGATGACAGTGTCTGTCAGGAAGCATCTCTGAACCTTGAAATGTTTGGTGGGGTAGAGGAAGAACCTGGAAAGCTTGCTAAGCTATATCACCAATCTGAGGAGCAGCAAAAAGAGGTTCCTGGTGTGGAACAATCAGAAAATGAAACGCAAAGTGTTTTAAATGATGGTAATGTGTCTGATGTAGAAGTATCCATAGAGAAGCTTCTAGAGAGTAGATTTTTTCAAGAAGAATGTATGGATGCTAATACATTTCTTGCGGTTGAGGAGCCTCCAGAACATGCTAGACTATTTAATGAAGAGCATCAGAGCAATGCAGGGAACACAAGTTTACCAGAAACAACAACattgggaaaaagaaagcagcaACTTGTCTCAGAAGATCACCCATTGTATATAAAACTTGACACCACTCCTCAATCCAAGTTCAAAGATGTTTCAG GAGCTAACACACCAGAGTTTATGGTTATTTCTACACCGGCTGCTAAGGAGCATGCTCGTGTTCTCAGGAAAAGAAAGTGTTTCTTTGATGATGTGGTAGTGTTTCCTAATAA CGTAATTAAGGAATGCATAGAAAACACAGGTGACTTGATGTCCAAACGAAGAAAGCTTCCTCATACTGCTTTTGCTGTCTGGAAAGCCTGTCGATTTTCCAATCTTGACAAGTGTTTCCTGGAGCCTCTGATTCCTT GTGCTTCACTAGAGCTTGGATCCCTCTTTTGCACAAAGAAATTACAAATTCCAGAAACAGTCAAGAGTGTTGGTGGATCAGTTGAAATAGAGGAACCTTCCAAAAAGTTGGATGCTTCAGAGTCTCAAAACATTGGAGGGTCAGTGGAAAATACAGAGCATCTGGAAAAGTTAAATGTTTCAGGATCTCCTCTTGTTGGCAGATTAGATGAAACTGTGGAAACTGCAGAAAATATGTTGATTCAAGAATCAGCTGGGATCTTGGAATCTCCACAAAAGTTTGTGTCTGAATGTCCTACTAGTGCTAGATTGGTTGAGACCATGGAACTTTCGGACATGTCAGAATCTTATACTGTTGGAAAATCAGTTGAAACTGTGGAGACTCTAGAGAAGTCAAATGTGTCTGGATCTCCTACTGCTAGTAGATTTGCTGAAACTTTGGAACGTCCTGGAAAGTTAGATATAGCAGAATCTCCCACTGCTGGTGGCTCTTTAGAGCAAATGGCAATCGCTCCAGAAACACCTATTCAGTGCACAACATCGGTGAGGTCTTTTGAGAGCCCTGAGAGACCTGATATTTATGATGCAGATGGACTAAGGTCCAAAACTGTTGAGAAAGAAATTTGCCGTAGCCTGGATCAAGAACTTGATTTCAATCTGCTTAATGAG GACATGAATACGTCTGGAGATAACCAGGAGCATT ATGGGTGGTCAGAAAGAACCAG AGTGGCAGTGAAATGCTTGCATGCAAGTTTTCTGATacagaagaaaagaagacagGAGGAAGTTCTAAATTTATTGCAAATTTTGGAAGGAAGAACCAAGAGAGAGAGTGCCAGGCTCTTCTATGAGATACTG GTATTGAAAAGTAAAGGATATGTGGACGTGAAGGAAGAAAATTTATACGGTGACATTCTCATCTGGAAAACCCCTCAATGGGACCAAGCTTGTAGATCATAA